Genomic DNA from Nitrosospira lacus:
CGCCATTTGCCGGCCTGCTCTTGGGACTGTTCTTTGGCGTCCTCGCCTTCCCGCTTTATAAGTTCCTGACTGCCCGCAGCCAATTTCTTGCGGCGCTTTCAGGCAGCTTCCAGAAATTACCGGACAGCTCCGTGAATGAGCCTGTTACCGATGACTAGCAGCCTGCTGGCATTTTTTCCGTTAGGAGCCGCCATTGAAAGCTAAAGCGACCGTCGAAGAAGTACTCTCTCGCATCCCCGGTCCCGTCACCGCAGAGTGGCCTATGGGCGAGCGATTCGCCGTTGCTCTCGCCCATGGAACCATGTCGGTTGAGTATTACGCGCCTGCCGGCCATGATCCGCAAACTCCGCATGAGCAGGATGAAGTCTATTTCATCCACAGGGGAACGGGTGAACTCGTCATCAGCGGAAATTCGCATTCGTTCAAGGCAGGGGATTGTCTTTTCGTGGCGGCTAATGTTGAGCACCGGTTCGAGAATTTTTCCAGTGATTTCGGAACATGGGTGGTATTCTGGGGACCGAAAGGTGGCGAGAAGTGAGAGCTCCTGATCCATCCATCGCTGGATAACCCGTCAAGCAGCTAAAAACATCATGAAGGGTATCAACTTATGAATAACCTTCCTCTGAATCAGCTCGGCCCTCACGAATCCATGCCCGGTTTGGTAAATTTCGGCGTACTGTTGCCATGGGTTTCGGCGGCAAACGGCAATCGGCTATTTGTAAAAATCATTCATGAGCGTGATCAGTTCATCCAGGCAATTCAGCCACTGGCGTTCGAATTGCGGCATGATGTCAATGCTGATTATGGCGACCTCTGGTCAACGGCCCTCGATTTCAATACGACTCGCGACTTGCAGCCAAACTCGCATTTTGGCATGACGGGCCGTCATGTCTATCGCTTCGAGCTGCACAATCCCAATACTGGAGTACTGGACTGGATCATCGATCCTTACGCGCGCGAATATGCTGTCGGCAAGCTTTCTGCCTTTACCCTCGGCTACATTCCTTATGTCTGGAGTCCAGGCGAGACCCGTTGGAAAACACCCGCCCTAACTGATCTGATCCTGTACGAGCTGAACCTTGCCGAGTTCAGTGCCAGCTTGCAAGGTGCGATCGACCGGCTCGACTACCTGGTCGACCTGGGTGTGAACGCACTGTCGGTGATGCCCGTCAACAATGTCTCGCTGGAGGTCGATTGGGGCTATCTGCCACAGGGTTATTTTGGAGTCGATGAACGCTTTGGCCGGCGCGACGACTTCCAGCGGTTCGTCGATGCAGCCCACCAGCGCGGACTGGCGGTGATCGTTGATGCGGTCTATGGCCAT
This window encodes:
- a CDS encoding cupin domain-containing protein, whose amino-acid sequence is MKAKATVEEVLSRIPGPVTAEWPMGERFAVALAHGTMSVEYYAPAGHDPQTPHEQDEVYFIHRGTGELVISGNSHSFKAGDCLFVAANVEHRFENFSSDFGTWVVFWGPKGGEK